Proteins encoded by one window of Gouania willdenowi chromosome 4, fGouWil2.1, whole genome shotgun sequence:
- the LOC114462366 gene encoding zinc finger BED domain-containing protein 1-like: MIAKDMSPINTVNDPGFIKLMNTMDKRYVLPSSHHFSRIALPALYDECRGKVAKEVSTAVYFATTTDLWSSRTMEPYINLTLHYIDADFTIKTNCLQTAFFPEDHTGQNLADGLRQAMAAWDLNEEKLVCITTDNASNMKLAAELNGWMRLQCFGHRLHLAIENAMKDHRIGRAMGVCKKLVSAFSYSWKKKRELTDVQKRLNLPEHSLTTECPTRWGSRQAMIGRVLEQQKAIAEVLYNDTRNRHLTPSWQDIDVLEAINKSLSPLVEFTDALSGEQYVSVSFVKPTLHLFNTSILAVQEDETDLAKCIKKKIVAYLNEKYDDAPTQELLDMASALDPRFKLTYVSEDKHGSIEERLSSEMKAVMEKAPERAVTPADDTDATAAGGARKKKALGSFFKPVIEGTAPRSAALQPDQDQDKAIAFELQSYLQAGTLDTEADPLEWWKVSQKFYPRLSNQIAGSLDEGVWD; this comes from the exons ATGATTGCCAAAGACATGAGCCCTATCAACACCGTTAACGATCCGGGGTTCATTAAACTGATGAACACAATGGACAAGCGGTATGTGTTACCATCAAGTCACCATTTTAGCAGAATTGCGCTGCCTGCACTTTATGACGAATGTCGTGGAAAAGTTGCAAAAGAAGTGTCAACAGCAGTATATTTTGCCACCACAACGGACCTATGGTCGAGCCGCACCATGGAGCCATATATTAACCTCACACTTCATTACATCGACGCGGATTTCACCATAAAGACGAATTGTCTCCAAACGGCTTTTTTCCCCGAAGACCACACAGGGCAAAATTTAGCCGATGGCCTGAGGCAAGCGATGGCTGCATGGGACTTGAACGAAGAGAAACTCGTCTGTATCACAACAGACAATGCCTCAAATATGAAGCTGGCAGCTGAACTCAATGGCTGGATGAGGCTGCAGTGCTTCGGGCACAGACTCCACTTGGCCATAG AGAATGCAATGAAGGACCACAGGATTGGCCGTGCAATGGGGGTCTGCAAAAAACtggtcagtgccttctcctacagttggaaaaaaaaaagggagctGACAGATGTACAGAAGAGGCTGAATTTGCCTGAACACTCTCTTACGACGGAGTGTCCAACGAGGTGGGGGTCTCGGCAGGCTATGATTGGCAGGGTCCTAGAGCAGCAGAAGGCCATTGCAGAGGTCCTCTACAACGACACAAGAAACAGACACCTCACCCCCTCATGGCAGGACATCGATGTACTGGAGGCCATCAACAAGTCACTAAGCCCTCTAGTTGAATTTACCGATGCACTTTCTGGGGAGCAATATGTGAGTGTGTCTTTTGTCAAGCCAACTCTCCACCTTTTCAACACATCCATATTGGCTGTGCAGGAGGACGAGACAGACCTTGCAAAGTGTATCAAGAAGAAGATCGTGGCCTATCTCAATGAGAAATATGATGATGCACCAACACAAGAGCTGTTGGACATGGCTTCAGCCCTGGACCCAAGGTTCAAGCTCACATATGTGAGTGAAGACAAGCATGGGTCAATTGAAGAAAGACTGTCATCTGAGATGAAGGCTGTCatg GAGAAGGCCCCTGAGAGAGCAGTGACTCCTGCTGATGACACTGACGCCACCGCTGCTGGTGGTGCACGAAAGAAGAAAGCCCTGGGCAGCTTCTTCAAGCCGGTCATTGAAGGCACAGCTCCAAGATCCGCTGCTTTGCAAccggaccaggaccaggacaagGCCATAGCTTTTGAGCTACAGTCCTACCTTCAGGCAGGGACACTGGACACTGAGGCGGACCCACTAGAGTGGTGGAAGGTATCCCAGAAGTTCTACCCACGGCTCTCCAACCAGATTGCAGGGAGCCTGGATGAGGGAGTATGGGACTAG